In Ammoniphilus sp. CFH 90114, the DNA window AAAGGAGGGAAACACACTGTTCGCCGATTTCTTTTCAGGGACCTACACGGGTGACGCCTTTTCCATGTTTTCCATGTCCCATTGGACCGTTCTGTTCGGTTTTTTTGCACTTATATTGCTTTTATACAGATATCGAGATGAGATTAACAAGTCTTCGAAGGCATATTCATTGATTCGCTATGGGTTAGCCGTCATTTTAATTCTTACGGAGCTAACACTGAACATTTGGTATTACGCTAATGCCATCTGGGATCCCGGTTCCACACTGCCTTTTCAGTTATGCAGTATCACGTTATTCCTTTGCATTTTTATGCTATTTACTAAGAGTTACAAGCTCTATGAGATCGCTTATTTCACAGGCCTAGGTGGGGCAGGTCAGGCGATGTTAACACCTGAATTGTTTTATCCGTTTCCTCATTATCGTTTTTTGCATTTTTTTATTGCGCATATGGCCATCATCTTAGCTTGTCTGTTCATGACCTGGGTAGAAGGCTACCGACCAACATGGAAGTCTATTTGGAAAACCTTCGGATTGCTCAATGTTTATATGGTGGTGGTCTTTGGAATCAACAAATGGACAGGGGGGAATTACTTATTCTTAGCTTATAAACCAGCGAATCCCAGCCTGCTCGATTTTCTTGGTCCGTACCCATGGTATATTGTTTCGCTTGAATTTGTCGCTTTAGCTCTCTTTTTCCTTTTATATGCCCCATTTTTGTTCAGGAGAAAATCCGTATGACCTTAAAGGACGCTGGTTTCCATTACAGCGTCTTTACGTTTGTTCCCCACTCAATTGATAAGGCTCATGGAGTTCAGCCAACTGCTCATCCCACTCCTGAATTAATCGGCCAATGGAGGAGGAATAAATGTGCACTTCGGTTCCCCACGTAGGGGAGAACGTCCCTACCGCTAACCACAATTCTTGAGTAGAGGGATGGATAAAGTAGTTTCCCTCGTTAAAGTCGGCTCCTCGTTCAACCCAACCTTTTCGATGAGGCTCATTCGGTAATGTTTCAATAAGTCGTTGCTTTTTCTTCTGTAACAGAAGACGTTCTTTCTCAATCTCCCAATCTTCTTTCGCATGCATATCTTTCTTTAAACCTCCACTTATTTTACTTTCCATTTAGTATGGCAAATTAGATTGCAAATTCATACATCTTTTTGTAAAATTTGTCTAGATTTTTTTGCATTCGTTGCATCTGACGTTTAGGTTTCGCTAACATGTTTTACAATAGATCTAAGGTCATTGTTCCTAAGCCCATGAATAAAACGAAGACCATTTCGACGAGAAACATATACAATAAGAATTTCAACAATTTCATCATCCTCCGATTCTATCACTCTATTAATCTATGATTATGTATGGATAGGGTTCTGTTAGAACCATCTGAGAAAATATACTGAGGGAGGCCATTCT includes these proteins:
- a CDS encoding TIGR02206 family membrane protein, with product MFSMSHWTVLFGFFALILLLYRYRDEINKSSKAYSLIRYGLAVILILTELTLNIWYYANAIWDPGSTLPFQLCSITLFLCIFMLFTKSYKLYEIAYFTGLGGAGQAMLTPELFYPFPHYRFLHFFIAHMAIILACLFMTWVEGYRPTWKSIWKTFGLLNVYMVVVFGINKWTGGNYLFLAYKPANPSLLDFLGPYPWYIVSLEFVALALFFLLYAPFLFRRKSV